The window GACGTAGGCGCTGCCACCGGCCACGCCTTCCATGCCCGCCGTCGAGGAAAGATTGACGATGGAGCCGCCACCGGCGCGCTTGAGCGCCGGCAGCACCGCCTTCATGCCCAGCCAGCAGCCGACCTGGTTGACTTCGATGACCTTGCGGTAACTCTCCAGCGAGCACTCTTCCAGCGGCGCCAGCAGCAGGATGCCGGCGTTGTTGACCAGCACATCGAGCCGGCCGAAGTGCGCTTCAGCCGCCTGCACCGCCGCATCCCACTGCTGCGCCGAGGTCACGTCCAGGTGCTGGTAGAGCGCAGCATCACCCAGCTCGTCGGCCAGGCGCGCGCCCTCCTCGTCCAGCAGGTCGGCGATAACCACCCGGCCGCCCTGCTCGACGAACAGACGCGCTTCCGCCGCGCCCTGCCCACGCGCGGCGCCGGTGATCAGGGCTACCTTTCCTTCCAGTCGCTTCATGCTCTTGCCTCCTCGGCGGCCTGCCCGGCCATTTGCGGATAGCTGGCCAGCAGGCGGCTGGCCAGTTCGTCCAGTTGATCGTCATCGAGATGATTGATGCCGGCCGCGCGGGCCCGCCCGCCGCCGGTGGGAAAGCCCCGGCAGAAGGCGTCCGCCGCCAGCGCTGCGCCCGCCGGAACGCGCAGGCTGAACAGCCAGCCGCCCTCGGCCTTGGCGCTGAGCAGGCCGACGGCCCGCTGCGGTTCGCGGCTCGCCAGCTGGTTGGCCAGCACCCCGCTCACCCGCCGCGCCCAGGCTTCAGTGGGCAGGCGGTAGAGCAGCGCGCCAGGCCCCTCGCGCCACGGGCTCTGGCCTTGCGCCGCCGCCATGTCGGCGGCGTGGGCGGCACGCAGCGTGATGAAGCTTGGGCTGTTCCGGATGAAGTCGAGCGGGTCCTCATAGGGCAGCAGCTCGGCGGCCAGCCGCAGCGGGTCGAAGTGCAGGTCCGCCAGGCTTTCGCCGTAGGCGTTGTAGTTCAGCAGCAGACCCAGTTCCTCCAGCACCGCGACATTGGCGGCGGCCAGATCGTGGCGCTGCGCCAGGGCCCGCGCCGGACCGGCCAGGCCATCGCCGAAGGCCGCCGCCACCGCCCAGCGGTGGAAGCGGCCGTCGAGGTAGCGATCGACCAGGATGCTGGTGCAGACGTCGGCGGCGGTGTCGATGAAGGACTCGAACGCCGCGTGCTCGGGCAGCTCGCCGGCATGGTGGTGGTCGAAGTAGCGCAGGCGCGCGCCGGCCTCCAGCAGGCGTCGGGTGTCGTCGTGGTTCTGCGCGTGGGAGATGTCCAGTACGGTGACCCGCTCGCCAGGGCCGGCCTGGACCCGGCGCAGCAGGTCGATGTCGCGCTTCACCCCGCTGACCAGGCGCACGCCGGCGTCCAGTTCCCCGGCCAGGCGCAGCTGTTGCAGGGCGCAGAGGCCGTCGGCGTCGCCGTTGAAGGCGCAGTGGTCGATCAGGCTCATGTCCGCACCTCAGTACATCAGCTCGCCGCCATTGGCGTCGAGCTGCGCGCCGTTGATCGCGCTGGCGTAGTCCGAGGCGAGGAACAGCGCGGCACGGGCGCACTCATCGTCCGTGCGCATTCGACCGCCGGGAACGCCGGCGCTGAACTCGGCGCGCACCTGTTCCTCGCTGACGCCCCGCGCAGCGGCGGTCTGGCGCACCACCGCCTGCACCGGCTCGCCCCACATCCAGCCGCAGGCCAGGGCGTTGACGCGCAGGCCGTGCACCGCCTGTTCGCTCGCCAGGTAGCGCACCGAAGCCGCCAGCGCGGCCTTGGACGCCGCGTAGGCAGCGCCACCCTGGTAGGGCTTGCGCACACCGAGGGTGTTGATCATGACGATGGCGCCGTCGCGTTGCGCCTGCATCGTCGGCAGCACCGCCCGGCTCATGTTCAGCGAACCCAGCAGGTTGACCTCCAGGGCCTCGCGCAGCGGCTCGTTGTCGCCCTCCTCCACGGCCTGGAAGCCGCCGTGGGAGAAGGCGCTGTTGATCAGCGCGTCGATGCGCCCGAAGCGCGCCACGGTGGCCTGGGCGAAGTCATTGCAGGCGGCGGGATCGGTGACGTCGGTGGGCAGGCGCAGCACTTCGCAGTCGGGGGCGATGGCGTGGATGCGCGCCTCGGCCTCGATCAGCCGTGCTTCGTTGCGCGCGCCGATGGCCAGGGCGCTCGCGCCTTCGCGGGCGGCTTCCAGGGCCAGCTTGATGCCCAGCCCCGGACCGATGCCGGAAACCATCACAACCTTGTCTTTCAGCAACATGGGAATCTCTCCTGTG of the Pseudomonas sp. PSE14 genome contains:
- a CDS encoding acetyltransferase translates to MSLIDHCAFNGDADGLCALQQLRLAGELDAGVRLVSGVKRDIDLLRRVQAGPGERVTVLDISHAQNHDDTRRLLEAGARLRYFDHHHAGELPEHAAFESFIDTAADVCTSILVDRYLDGRFHRWAVAAAFGDGLAGPARALAQRHDLAAANVAVLEELGLLLNYNAYGESLADLHFDPLRLAAELLPYEDPLDFIRNSPSFITLRAAHAADMAAAQGQSPWREGPGALLYRLPTEAWARRVSGVLANQLASREPQRAVGLLSAKAEGGWLFSLRVPAGAALAADAFCRGFPTGGGRARAAGINHLDDDQLDELASRLLASYPQMAGQAAEEARA
- a CDS encoding SDR family oxidoreductase, which produces MLLKDKVVMVSGIGPGLGIKLALEAAREGASALAIGARNEARLIEAEARIHAIAPDCEVLRLPTDVTDPAACNDFAQATVARFGRIDALINSAFSHGGFQAVEEGDNEPLREALEVNLLGSLNMSRAVLPTMQAQRDGAIVMINTLGVRKPYQGGAAYAASKAALAASVRYLASEQAVHGLRVNALACGWMWGEPVQAVVRQTAAARGVSEEQVRAEFSAGVPGGRMRTDDECARAALFLASDYASAINGAQLDANGGELMY
- a CDS encoding glucose 1-dehydrogenase; this encodes MKRLEGKVALITGAARGQGAAEARLFVEQGGRVVIADLLDEEGARLADELGDAALYQHLDVTSAQQWDAAVQAAEAHFGRLDVLVNNAGILLLAPLEECSLESYRKVIEVNQVGCWLGMKAVLPALKRAGGGSIVNLSSTAGMEGVAGGSAYVASKFAVRGMTKSAALELGRYGIRVNSVHPGGIDTPMARPPEMAEFDPSAFYSGLPIPRIGQPEEVARLVLFLASDESSYCTGAEFVVDGGMLAGATFG